The following proteins are co-located in the Pseudomonas synxantha genome:
- a CDS encoding TonB-dependent receptor, with the protein MTIKRLSRVPRSSMIWAVGLTCLVSAPPLWAEPVAVAGKVQALAFDIPGASLSQVLLSIVRQSRTPISFDQTQVEGLSAPAIKGSLSVDQALEQALRGSGLGFSRNNGVLTLHPVASAPAASVVPRAPTSTGTLATVVVTGTRQTNVKASESLSPIDVVSSEQLQSSGATDLRDMLVKLLPALTRQAQPFNASALTHTQSLRGLSPDHVLVLVNGKRRHETANLNISGGLQKGSTGVDLDTIPVSAIERIEVLRDGASAQYGSDAIAGVINIILKSADHGALFNTDIGQYGAGDGLSQGSGINGGLAFGESGFLNLSAEYREQERTVRSGIDNRTGHRDNISIGDPAFHRQSMAYNSGYGFDDDVELYSFGTYTSRKGSSAANYRLGSVAPTIYPQGFTPRPNNDEDDYSAVFGIRGNSLFDQWHWDLSTAYGADRPEISMTQSVNAALYRNTGTSPTSFDLATYRNTQWTNNFDIGRAYDVGFLAKPLNVALGLEQRRETYQINAGDPASYDLGGAEGLAGLSPLSAGKWSRDVLASYIDLSSSITEKWQVDVAGRYEHFSEFGSTTNGKLSTRYDFTPAVAVRASVSSGFRAPSLVQEHYTGLSVGPDIALGLLAANSPAAKLLGAKDLKPEKSTNFNLGLVLTPRDDVSLNIDAYQIRIRDRIVDSGTYSGTEAIDALTLAGISLPAGLDTVSTHYLANGADTLTRGVDITGHYLTSLGAYGAIDWEASANFNRTKVEKNHQGANGDVLLNAQQIAWLTSSTPRSQVSLGSTWSLDNLDVSLRLTRYGKTTSELDYTVGPNAWSPTVFNHFVNSPKYITDVAVRYAVNRNLQLSAGADNVLDVRPDKLPAASTTYGDVLRYDTYGSQIGFNGAFYYVKARYQF; encoded by the coding sequence ATGACCATAAAACGTTTGTCTCGCGTGCCTCGCAGCTCAATGATCTGGGCGGTGGGGCTCACCTGCCTAGTGTCGGCGCCGCCGCTTTGGGCCGAGCCTGTCGCCGTGGCCGGCAAGGTCCAGGCCCTGGCTTTTGATATTCCTGGCGCAAGCCTATCCCAGGTGCTGTTGAGCATTGTCCGGCAGAGTCGTACGCCGATCTCGTTTGACCAGACGCAGGTCGAGGGGTTGTCGGCGCCGGCGATCAAGGGCTCGTTGAGTGTTGATCAGGCGCTGGAGCAAGCATTGCGCGGCAGTGGCTTGGGGTTTAGCCGCAACAATGGCGTACTGACGTTGCACCCCGTAGCGTCCGCGCCGGCAGCATCCGTTGTGCCGCGTGCGCCGACGTCGACGGGCACGCTGGCGACGGTAGTGGTGACCGGCACTCGCCAGACCAATGTGAAAGCCAGCGAGAGCCTGAGCCCCATCGACGTGGTGAGCAGCGAGCAACTGCAGAGCAGCGGGGCGACTGACCTGCGCGACATGCTGGTCAAGTTGCTGCCCGCGCTGACTCGACAGGCGCAGCCGTTCAATGCCTCAGCCTTGACCCATACCCAGTCGTTGCGCGGCCTGAGCCCAGACCATGTGCTGGTCCTGGTCAACGGCAAACGTCGCCACGAGACGGCCAACCTGAACATCAGTGGTGGTTTGCAAAAAGGCTCGACGGGCGTCGACCTGGACACCATTCCCGTTAGCGCCATCGAGCGCATCGAGGTGCTGCGAGACGGGGCGTCCGCACAGTACGGCTCGGACGCCATCGCCGGGGTGATCAATATCATCCTCAAGTCTGCCGACCATGGGGCGCTGTTCAACACTGATATCGGGCAGTACGGCGCCGGTGACGGGCTGTCCCAGGGCTCGGGCATCAACGGCGGGCTGGCGTTCGGCGAGAGCGGTTTTCTTAACCTGAGTGCCGAATACCGGGAGCAGGAGCGTACCGTCAGGAGTGGTATCGATAACCGCACGGGCCATCGCGACAACATTTCCATCGGTGACCCTGCCTTCCATCGCCAGTCGATGGCATACAACAGCGGCTATGGTTTTGACGATGACGTCGAGCTGTATAGCTTTGGGACCTACACCAGCCGAAAGGGCTCGTCGGCGGCAAACTATCGCCTGGGTTCGGTGGCTCCGACGATCTACCCGCAAGGCTTTACCCCGCGCCCCAATAATGACGAGGATGACTATTCGGCCGTCTTCGGCATCCGCGGTAACTCGTTATTCGATCAATGGCACTGGGACCTGAGCACCGCCTATGGCGCCGATAGGCCCGAAATCAGCATGACCCAATCGGTCAACGCGGCGCTCTATCGCAACACCGGCACCAGCCCCACCAGTTTCGACCTGGCTACGTATCGCAACACCCAGTGGACCAACAATTTTGACATCGGCCGCGCTTATGACGTCGGGTTCCTTGCCAAACCGTTGAATGTCGCGCTGGGCCTGGAGCAACGGCGGGAAACCTATCAGATCAACGCCGGCGATCCGGCTTCGTACGACCTGGGCGGAGCTGAGGGGCTGGCCGGGCTCTCACCGCTGAGTGCGGGCAAATGGTCGCGTGATGTGCTGGCGTCCTACATCGATCTGTCGTCGTCGATCACCGAGAAATGGCAGGTGGACGTTGCCGGCCGCTACGAGCATTTCAGCGAGTTTGGCAGCACGACCAATGGCAAATTATCCACCCGCTATGACTTCACGCCGGCGGTGGCAGTGCGCGCCAGTGTGAGCAGTGGCTTTCGCGCGCCCTCTCTGGTGCAGGAACACTATACCGGGCTGAGCGTGGGGCCGGACATCGCCCTCGGGCTGCTGGCGGCCAATTCACCGGCCGCCAAATTGTTGGGGGCTAAGGACCTGAAACCGGAGAAGTCCACCAATTTCAACCTCGGGTTGGTGCTGACCCCGCGGGACGATGTGAGCCTGAACATCGATGCCTACCAGATCCGCATTCGTGACCGTATCGTCGACAGCGGCACCTATTCGGGTACCGAGGCGATCGATGCGTTGACGCTGGCCGGTATCTCGTTGCCCGCGGGCCTGGACACGGTCAGTACGCACTACCTGGCCAATGGTGCCGACACCCTCACGCGTGGGGTCGATATCACAGGGCATTACCTCACGTCCCTTGGCGCTTATGGCGCGATTGACTGGGAAGCATCGGCCAACTTCAATCGCACCAAAGTAGAAAAGAACCACCAGGGCGCCAACGGTGACGTGCTGCTCAATGCCCAGCAGATTGCCTGGTTGACATCTTCCACGCCGCGCAGCCAAGTGTCGTTGGGCAGTACCTGGAGCCTAGATAACCTTGACGTGAGCCTGCGTCTGACACGCTACGGCAAGACTACCTCGGAGCTCGACTACACCGTTGGGCCTAACGCCTGGTCCCCTACGGTGTTCAATCACTTTGTTAACAGCCCGAAATACATCACCGATGTCGCCGTGCGATACGCGGTAAATCGCAACCTGCAACTGAGTGCGGGCGCCGACAACGTGCTGGACGTACGCCCCGACAAGCTGCCGGCCGCGAGTACTACTTACGGCGATGTGTTGCGTTACGACACCTACGGCTCACAGATCGGTTTCAACGGTGCGTTCTACTACGTGAAGGCGCGGTATCAGTTCTGA
- a CDS encoding FecR family protein, translating to MSTDERDDPVLEEAIEWMARIQSGAFDSQQQRALERWRGQSPRHAQVFDQLLKGLEAVQASPWRGRTSTPLLRALEQPSSRRRFIGNSLGVLGVALGAGLFGRWLQSGMGLPGEWATGTGERRHWQLDDGSRLELNARSRVLPRFFDQQRALVLRKGTLLLDIVENTVSSFEIATAVGVVHSQAGRLQVGEEGAGIRLLTLQGDVLLRLPNGENVAVPGAHSLLFDAHGVLSEASLQPGEGSWASGWLEVNDKPLSWVAEAFRPYLPGVVMLDDKAAKIRVNGLFPLDDMPISLEMLERSLPVAVSRYSDYWVSITAS from the coding sequence ATGAGCACGGACGAGCGCGACGACCCGGTGCTGGAAGAGGCGATTGAATGGATGGCGCGAATTCAGTCCGGCGCGTTTGACAGCCAGCAGCAACGCGCCCTGGAGCGGTGGCGTGGGCAATCACCACGCCATGCCCAGGTGTTCGATCAGTTGCTCAAAGGGCTGGAGGCCGTTCAAGCCTCTCCCTGGCGCGGGCGTACCAGCACGCCTTTACTACGTGCCCTGGAGCAGCCTTCCAGTCGAAGGCGATTTATCGGCAATAGCCTCGGCGTGCTCGGGGTTGCCCTGGGCGCCGGGCTGTTCGGACGCTGGTTGCAATCGGGCATGGGGCTGCCTGGTGAGTGGGCGACCGGTACCGGCGAGCGACGACACTGGCAGCTGGACGACGGCAGCCGCTTGGAACTCAACGCCCGCAGCCGCGTATTGCCGCGCTTTTTCGACCAGCAGCGGGCGTTGGTCTTGCGCAAGGGCACGCTGCTGCTGGACATCGTCGAGAACACTGTTTCGTCCTTCGAGATCGCGACGGCGGTCGGGGTCGTGCATAGCCAGGCGGGGCGGTTGCAGGTAGGAGAAGAGGGGGCGGGTATCCGTCTGCTGACCTTGCAAGGCGATGTGCTCCTGCGTTTACCCAATGGCGAGAACGTGGCGGTGCCCGGCGCCCATTCCCTGCTGTTCGATGCCCATGGCGTGCTGTCAGAGGCATCGCTGCAACCGGGCGAAGGCTCCTGGGCCAGCGGTTGGCTTGAAGTCAATGACAAGCCGTTGAGTTGGGTCGCGGAGGCGTTCAGGCCTTATCTGCCCGGTGTGGTCATGCTCGACGACAAGGCTGCGAAAATTCGCGTCAACGGCCTGTTCCCGCTGGACGATATGCCCATCTCCCTTGAGATGCTGGAGCGCAGCCTGCCAGTGGCGGTCAGCCGGTATAGCGATTATTGGGTCAGTATTACTGCCTCATAG
- a CDS encoding sigma-70 family RNA polymerase sigma factor, whose protein sequence is MDSPSPFKSTLIAQLFQQNYGWLCRRLSRHTGCSHSAEDLAAEAFLQVWLLPDPAAIRSPRALLATIAQRLMYETWRRKDLERAYLQVLAEAPDQVHPSPHEQWMLIESLQAIDRLLDGLSGQAKTVFVLSQLEGLTYLQISERVGLSQARIHQLMKEALRCCYRGLAE, encoded by the coding sequence ATGGATAGCCCTTCACCTTTCAAGAGCACGCTGATTGCTCAACTGTTCCAGCAGAACTACGGCTGGTTGTGCCGGCGCTTGTCGCGCCACACCGGTTGCAGCCACAGCGCCGAGGACTTGGCGGCGGAGGCCTTTCTGCAGGTTTGGTTGCTGCCGGATCCAGCGGCGATTCGTTCGCCCAGGGCGCTGCTGGCGACCATTGCCCAGCGTCTGATGTACGAGACCTGGCGGCGCAAGGATCTGGAGCGCGCCTACCTGCAGGTACTGGCGGAGGCGCCGGATCAGGTCCACCCTTCGCCCCATGAACAGTGGATGCTCATCGAAAGCCTGCAAGCCATCGACCGCCTGCTCGACGGCCTCTCGGGGCAAGCCAAGACGGTGTTCGTGCTCAGTCAACTGGAGGGCCTGACCTACCTGCAGATCAGTGAACGTGTGGGGTTGTCTCAGGCGCGCATTCATCAGTTGATGAAAGAGGCGTTGCGCTGCTGCTACCGGGGGCTGGCCGAATGA
- a CDS encoding MFS transporter, whose protein sequence is MSKALEAASERDRLAPGVWLLAVLAFVVGTVELVVAGILDQLAQTFGVTQGQAGLLMSLYALVYALAGPVLIYLSARVSRRRLLLVALLVFVLANLAGAAAGTFMLLLLSRLLVAASASVTVVVAITVAVALVPANRSGQAIGLVFAGIVASLVLGVPLGTLIGEYWGWRSLFLLLAGVALLSVPLVSQWLPDIPGAPGIAPSRQWAELVRAKVFLAHGAALLQMTGQFTLYTYIVPFLVRSMGLSKTVISLVLLVYGIGGIVGAVLGGRAADRWPGPRTFVVFLLLHALAMSLLPLATISLLTLLVAVVTWCIFNMAPGPAIQKYLVQLNPETAAVQISLNTSAIQLGVALGAFLGAGVVDHFSVQLLPWLGAALVLGGAGCGWWSARLPKTQEND, encoded by the coding sequence ATGAGTAAGGCATTGGAAGCCGCAAGCGAGCGCGACCGCCTGGCGCCCGGTGTATGGTTACTGGCAGTCCTGGCGTTTGTGGTCGGCACCGTTGAATTGGTGGTGGCGGGGATTCTCGATCAGCTCGCCCAGACATTCGGCGTCACCCAGGGGCAAGCCGGCTTGTTGATGAGCCTCTATGCGCTGGTCTATGCGTTGGCCGGTCCGGTATTGATCTACCTCAGCGCCAGGGTGTCCAGGCGACGCCTGTTGCTGGTGGCGCTGCTGGTGTTTGTGCTAGCCAACCTGGCCGGGGCAGCGGCGGGGACGTTCATGCTGTTGCTGCTCAGCCGGCTCCTGGTGGCGGCCAGTGCCTCGGTCACCGTGGTGGTCGCCATCACCGTCGCTGTGGCGCTGGTGCCGGCCAATCGCAGCGGGCAGGCCATCGGCCTGGTGTTCGCCGGCATCGTGGCGTCGTTGGTGCTGGGGGTGCCCCTGGGCACGCTGATTGGCGAGTACTGGGGTTGGCGCAGCCTGTTCCTGCTGCTGGCGGGCGTGGCGTTGCTCAGTGTGCCGCTGGTGTCACAGTGGCTGCCGGATATTCCCGGCGCACCCGGCATAGCGCCGTCCCGGCAATGGGCGGAGCTGGTGCGGGCCAAGGTCTTTCTCGCCCATGGGGCGGCGCTGTTGCAAATGACCGGGCAATTCACGCTTTACACCTACATCGTGCCGTTTCTGGTGCGCAGCATGGGCCTGTCGAAAACCGTGATCAGCCTGGTGCTGCTGGTCTACGGTATCGGTGGCATCGTGGGCGCGGTGCTGGGCGGACGCGCGGCGGACCGGTGGCCCGGGCCACGCACGTTCGTGGTGTTTCTGCTGTTGCATGCCCTGGCGATGAGCCTGTTGCCCCTTGCGACGATTTCCCTGCTGACGCTGCTGGTGGCGGTGGTGACCTGGTGCATTTTCAACATGGCGCCGGGCCCCGCGATCCAGAAGTACCTGGTGCAACTCAACCCCGAAACCGCAGCCGTGCAGATCAGCCTCAACACCAGTGCAATCCAGTTGGGCGTGGCCCTGGGGGCGTTCCTCGGTGCCGGTGTGGTGGATCATTTTTCCGTTCAACTGCTGCCGTGGCTGGGAGCGGCCCTGGTACTCGGCGGTGCCGGGTGCGGCTGGTGGTCGGCACGGCTGCCCAAAACACAGGAAAACGACTGA
- a CDS encoding MFS transporter: MSDTSISRAEPLVEPRASEFTPVTLGVLLACVIGVIVGPTGLVISSFSLFIDPISAELHWDRSHVALLVTWLGLAVALSSPFKGWAVDRWGARALVLPLTALLAVCMACTAWVRADWQLYLLFLLMGLLAPGNIPYARILGGWFNHRRGAAYGLLGLGFGVGGPLALYAGNLCIEAFGWRTTYLIYGLLEGLVALPLLWWLFRERPVVVSASSRRRPTEGSTPRQAWAGITFWLILANLLLGVFAVTGVIIHGVPLLVEKGLTRSDAVDVLSALWLGMIVSQPLLGLALDRYNSPRVALPFALLAVLGMLVLIQAGQHGWLWAAVFLIGLGAGGETGTTQYFLTRYFGLRHFSVIYGSVQPFTFAIAISLGTYVLGVMYDRSGGYGLSSQVLLAAFSVATVLLLGLGRYRYTATGLSNKGATPP, encoded by the coding sequence ATGAGTGATACGTCCATCAGCCGGGCCGAACCGCTGGTCGAGCCACGCGCTTCTGAGTTCACACCGGTGACGCTGGGGGTGCTGCTGGCCTGTGTCATCGGCGTCATCGTTGGCCCCACCGGGTTGGTGATCAGCAGCTTCTCGTTGTTTATCGACCCCATCAGCGCCGAATTGCACTGGGACCGCAGCCACGTGGCATTGCTGGTGACCTGGCTGGGCTTGGCGGTGGCGCTGAGTAGCCCGTTCAAAGGCTGGGCTGTGGACCGTTGGGGCGCGCGGGCGCTGGTGTTGCCGCTTACGGCACTGCTGGCGGTGTGCATGGCGTGCACTGCCTGGGTACGGGCCGATTGGCAGTTGTATCTGTTGTTTTTGCTGATGGGTTTGCTGGCGCCGGGCAACATTCCCTATGCGCGAATTCTCGGCGGTTGGTTCAATCATCGACGGGGCGCCGCCTATGGGTTGCTGGGCCTGGGTTTCGGTGTCGGTGGTCCGCTGGCGTTGTATGCTGGCAACCTGTGTATCGAGGCGTTTGGATGGCGCACCACCTATTTGATCTACGGCCTGCTTGAGGGGCTGGTGGCCTTGCCCCTGTTGTGGTGGCTGTTTCGCGAGCGGCCTGTGGTGGTGTCTGCATCCAGCCGGCGGCGCCCGACCGAGGGCAGCACACCGCGCCAAGCCTGGGCGGGGATAACGTTCTGGTTGATTCTGGCAAATTTGCTGCTGGGGGTGTTTGCGGTCACTGGGGTGATCATCCATGGCGTGCCCTTACTGGTGGAGAAGGGCCTGACACGCTCAGACGCCGTAGACGTGCTGTCGGCGTTGTGGCTGGGCATGATCGTGTCGCAACCGCTGCTGGGGCTTGCACTGGACCGCTACAACAGCCCCCGGGTGGCGCTGCCATTTGCATTGCTGGCGGTGTTGGGCATGCTGGTGTTGATTCAGGCCGGCCAGCACGGCTGGCTGTGGGCCGCGGTGTTCCTGATCGGCCTTGGTGCTGGCGGTGAAACCGGCACTACCCAGTATTTTCTGACGCGGTATTTTGGCTTGCGCCACTTCAGCGTGATCTATGGTTCGGTGCAGCCGTTTACATTTGCCATCGCGATCAGCCTGGGCACCTATGTGTTGGGCGTGATGTATGACCGCTCGGGCGGCTACGGCTTATCGAGTCAGGTGCTGCTGGCGGCCTTCTCGGTGGCTACCGTATTGCTGTTGGGCCTGGGCCGTTATCGTTACACCGCCACCGGTTTATCAAACAAGGGAGCAACACCGCCATGA
- a CDS encoding LLM class flavin-dependent oxidoreductase — MSIELRGGVRACAVAGDTVFERQAGRFLPDLRSRPVCPFDIQQKARLEEADGLDSALVTVASAWPDPWLVAGYALSSTDTLRVTVAHRPGVTQPTVAARSLATLDRLSQGRAAVHVVIGSSDADVRRDGDFADKEQRYRRAFEYLDIFTRTLASSEPFDYAGEFYRLENAGSGFSAVQQPRPPLSIGGSSDSAQQLAVRFADIYAGSFSSPEATYQLKVKLQALADGRPLKFWKHFQVILGETEQAARDTARKWREAALGLLLARPAAELSASPQLARDNERELLGQLSPARRQQWAVEVVERAFAGLRVGTIDKVASDILAFHQAGIDIVQLEATTESALDIQLRRELIERLRAAS; from the coding sequence ATGTCCATTGAATTGCGCGGCGGCGTGCGTGCCTGTGCCGTCGCCGGTGACACGGTGTTTGAACGCCAGGCCGGGCGTTTCCTGCCCGACCTGCGCAGTCGCCCGGTATGCCCCTTCGATATTCAGCAGAAAGCCCGGTTGGAGGAGGCCGATGGCCTGGACAGTGCCTTGGTGACCGTGGCCAGCGCGTGGCCGGACCCCTGGCTGGTGGCCGGTTACGCCTTGTCGTCTACCGACACACTGCGGGTGACCGTGGCCCACCGTCCAGGAGTCACTCAACCCACCGTCGCGGCACGCTCCCTGGCGACCCTGGACCGTTTGTCCCAGGGACGTGCGGCGGTGCATGTGGTGATCGGCTCCAGCGACGCCGATGTGCGCCGCGACGGTGATTTTGCCGACAAGGAGCAACGCTATCGGCGAGCCTTCGAATACCTGGATATCTTCACCCGCACCCTGGCCAGTTCCGAGCCCTTCGATTATGCGGGCGAGTTCTATCGGCTCGAGAACGCCGGCAGCGGCTTTTCGGCGGTGCAGCAGCCGCGTCCGCCCTTATCCATCGGTGGTTCGTCGGACAGTGCCCAGCAACTGGCGGTGCGCTTTGCCGACATCTACGCCGGCAGCTTCAGCAGCCCTGAGGCCACCTATCAGCTGAAAGTGAAACTGCAGGCATTGGCCGATGGGCGCCCCTTGAAGTTCTGGAAGCATTTCCAGGTGATTCTCGGCGAGACCGAACAGGCGGCGCGTGACACCGCGCGAAAGTGGCGTGAGGCAGCCCTGGGCTTGTTATTGGCGCGCCCCGCTGCGGAACTGAGTGCCTCACCTCAGTTGGCGCGGGACAACGAACGCGAGCTACTCGGGCAGTTGAGCCCGGCCAGGCGTCAGCAATGGGCGGTCGAAGTGGTCGAGCGCGCGTTCGCCGGCCTGCGGGTCGGGACGATCGACAAGGTCGCCTCGGACATCCTGGCGTTTCATCAGGCTGGCATCGATATTGTCCAATTGGAAGCCACCACCGAGAGTGCGCTCGATATTCAGTTGCGGCGCGAGTTGATCGAGCGCCTGAGGGCGGCCTCATGA
- a CDS encoding TonB-dependent receptor, producing MSIERPSCLHRTPMIWAVGFTCLMAVEPLWAQPAAPAGKVQVLSFDIPAGDLSQVLLSIVRQSRTPISFDQARVQGLSGPAIKGSLSMDQALEQALRGSGLGFSRNASGVLTLHTVASQAPQPTTSTLATSAGTLATVVVTGTRQADVKATDSLSPIDVVSNEQLRQTGTHNVREALIKLLPSLSRQAQAYNASALTNAQSLRGLSPNHVLVLVNGKRRHETANINVSGGLQSGSTGVDLDTIPMAAIDHIEVLRDGASAQYGSDAIAGVINIILRSADHGGLVSYNAGQYGAGDGFSQGGAVNNGYRVGETGYLNLSAEFREQKSTIRAGIDERTGHYGNPSIGDPAVHRQALAFNTGAALTDQLDFYSFATYTHRTVSSAQIYQLPTLVPTIYPNGFTPRITSDEDDYSLTAGLRGVELFGDWDWDLSSTYGADKPDIGMDHSVNLALYNETGTTPRKFDLAEYKVTQWANNLDLRRAFDVALLPKPLNFSWGLEQRRDLYKVGAGDYYSYYNGGSKALPGQAPATAGQWTRDVLGGYLDLSTHLTEQWQVATAARYEHYSDFGSTTNGKLSTRYDFNPQVGLRASVSSGFRAPSLAQENYTSLGVSPTIATGLLAANSAAAKMLGAEDLKPEKSINYNLGLVLNPLSDLNIAIDAYQITLRDRIVDGGTYSGQQAIDALRAGGISVPSGLASVSTHYMTNGADTRTHGVDITATYLTRLDGWGQIDWRLGANFNRTKLLKNHIGSDGRPLLNDQQQAWITSSTPRSQVSLEANWSRDKWGLTVRETRYSKTISELDYYTGPNAYSTTEFNHFENSPKYLTDIELRYAATRQLSLAVGANNVFDVKPDKLPAESAYLGFNHYDTYASQISFNGAFYYVNAVYSF from the coding sequence ATGTCCATTGAACGTCCATCCTGTTTGCACCGTACTCCCATGATCTGGGCTGTGGGCTTTACCTGCCTGATGGCGGTTGAGCCCCTCTGGGCCCAACCTGCCGCGCCGGCGGGCAAGGTTCAGGTGTTGTCTTTTGATATTCCGGCGGGGGATTTGTCTCAGGTGCTGCTGAGCATCGTCCGCCAGAGCCGCACGCCGATCTCGTTTGATCAGGCGCGGGTGCAGGGGTTGTCGGGGCCTGCCATCAAAGGCTCGTTGAGCATGGACCAGGCCCTGGAGCAAGCCTTGCGCGGCAGCGGCCTGGGTTTCAGCCGCAACGCCTCCGGCGTATTGACCTTGCACACGGTGGCCTCCCAGGCGCCGCAGCCCACCACCTCAACCCTCGCCACCTCGGCGGGAACCCTGGCCACCGTGGTGGTGACCGGGACTCGCCAGGCCGACGTCAAGGCCACTGACAGCCTGAGCCCGATTGACGTGGTCTCCAACGAGCAATTGCGCCAGACCGGCACCCACAATGTGCGCGAAGCCTTGATCAAGTTATTGCCCTCGTTGTCGCGCCAGGCCCAGGCCTACAACGCTTCGGCGCTGACCAACGCGCAGTCCCTGCGGGGCCTGAGCCCCAACCATGTACTGGTGCTGGTCAATGGCAAGCGTCGCCACGAGACGGCCAATATTAACGTCAGCGGCGGCTTGCAGAGTGGTTCCACCGGGGTCGACCTGGATACCATCCCCATGGCCGCCATCGACCACATCGAAGTACTGCGCGACGGCGCCTCGGCCCAATACGGCTCCGATGCCATTGCCGGGGTGATCAACATCATTCTGCGCTCGGCCGACCACGGCGGGTTGGTCTCTTACAACGCTGGCCAGTACGGCGCGGGTGACGGCTTTTCCCAGGGCGGGGCGGTGAACAACGGCTACCGGGTGGGGGAGACCGGCTATCTGAATCTCAGCGCCGAGTTCCGCGAGCAAAAGAGTACGATCCGCGCCGGCATCGACGAGCGTACCGGGCATTACGGCAACCCCTCCATTGGCGACCCGGCCGTGCATCGCCAGGCCCTGGCGTTCAACACAGGGGCGGCGCTGACCGACCAGCTGGATTTCTACAGCTTCGCGACCTACACCCATCGCACGGTGTCGTCGGCGCAGATCTACCAGTTGCCCACACTGGTGCCGACCATTTACCCCAACGGCTTTACGCCACGCATCACCAGTGATGAGGACGACTATTCCCTCACCGCCGGCCTGCGCGGCGTGGAACTGTTCGGTGACTGGGACTGGGACCTGAGCTCCACCTACGGCGCCGACAAGCCCGATATCGGAATGGACCACTCGGTGAACCTCGCGCTGTACAACGAAACCGGCACCACCCCGCGCAAGTTTGACCTGGCCGAATACAAGGTCACCCAATGGGCCAACAACCTGGACCTGCGCCGTGCCTTCGACGTGGCGCTGCTGCCCAAGCCGCTGAACTTTTCCTGGGGGCTGGAGCAGCGCCGCGACCTGTATAAGGTTGGCGCCGGCGATTACTACTCCTACTACAACGGCGGCTCCAAAGCCTTGCCCGGCCAGGCACCCGCCACTGCCGGGCAGTGGACGCGGGACGTGCTGGGCGGCTACCTGGACCTCTCCACCCACCTGACCGAGCAATGGCAAGTGGCGACGGCGGCCCGTTACGAGCATTACAGCGACTTTGGCAGTACCACCAACGGCAAGCTCTCGACCCGGTACGATTTCAACCCCCAGGTGGGCCTGCGGGCCAGTGTCAGTTCCGGGTTTCGTGCGCCGTCCCTGGCCCAGGAGAACTATACCAGCCTTGGGGTCTCGCCGACGATTGCCACCGGGTTGCTCGCCGCCAACTCGGCGGCGGCCAAGATGCTGGGAGCCGAGGACCTCAAGCCCGAGAAGTCGATCAACTACAACCTGGGGTTGGTGCTCAACCCGCTGAGCGACTTGAATATCGCCATCGACGCGTACCAGATCACCCTGCGTGACCGTATCGTCGACGGCGGCACCTACTCGGGCCAGCAAGCCATCGACGCGCTACGTGCCGGCGGCATTTCGGTGCCGTCGGGCCTGGCCTCGGTAAGCACTCACTACATGACCAATGGCGCCGACACCCGCACCCACGGTGTCGACATCACGGCCACCTACCTGACCCGGCTCGACGGCTGGGGCCAGATCGACTGGCGCCTGGGCGCCAACTTCAACCGCACCAAGCTGCTGAAAAACCACATCGGCAGCGACGGCCGGCCGCTGCTCAACGATCAGCAACAGGCCTGGATCACCAGTTCCACACCCCGTAGCCAGGTGTCCCTGGAAGCCAATTGGAGTCGCGATAAATGGGGCCTGACCGTACGCGAGACGCGCTACAGCAAAACCATCTCTGAACTGGACTATTACACCGGGCCCAATGCGTACTCCACCACCGAGTTCAACCATTTCGAGAACTCCCCCAAGTACCTCACCGACATCGAGTTGCGCTACGCCGCGACTCGCCAACTGTCGCTGGCCGTGGGTGCAAACAACGTGTTCGACGTCAAACCCGACAAACTGCCCGCTGAAAGCGCTTACCTGGGGTTCAACCACTACGACACCTATGCCTCGCAGATCAGCTTCAACGGGGCTTTCTATTACGTGAACGCGGTCTACAGCTTCTAG